The Oryctolagus cuniculus chromosome 5, mOryCun1.1, whole genome shotgun sequence genome includes a region encoding these proteins:
- the KATNA1 gene encoding katanin p60 ATPase-containing subunit A1 isoform X3 — translation MKTLESFRLDSTPLKAAQHEAPASEGEVWSLPVPVERRPSPGPRKRQSPQYSDPKPHANRPSTAVRVHRPSAQNLHNDRGKAVRCREKKEQNKGREEKNKSPAAVTEPETNKFDSTGYDKDLVEALERDIISQNPNVRWDDIADLVEAKKLLKEAVVLPMWMPEFFKGIRRPWKGVLMVGPPGTGKTLLAKAVATECKTTFFNVSSSTLTSKYRGESEKLVRLLFEMARFYSPATIFIDEIDSICSRRGTSEEHEASRRVKAELLVQMDGVGGASENDDPSKMVMVLAATNFPWDIDEALRRRLEKRIYIPLPSAKGREELLRISLRELELADDVDLASIAEKMEGYSGADITNVCRDASLMAMRRRIEGLTPEEIRNLSREEMHMPTTMEDFEMALKKVSKSVSAADIERYEKWIFEFGSC, via the exons ATGAAAACGCTGGAGAGCTTTAGACTGGACAGCACTCCCTTGAAAGCAGCACAGCATGAAGCTCCAGCTTCTGAGGGCGAAGTCTGGTCCTTGCCTGTACCTGTGGAACGAAG ACCATCACCAGGACCTAGAAAACGCCAGTCTCCTCAGTACAGTGATCCGAAACCACATGCTAACCGGCCAAGTACAGCTGTCAGAGTTCACCGTCCCTCCGCACAAAATCTTCACAATGACAGAGGGAAAGCTGTTCGTTGTCgtgaaaagaaagaacagaataaaggaagagaggaaaag AACAAATCTCCTGCAGCAGTTACAGAACCAGAAACAAATAAATTTGATAGTACTGGATATGATAAGGACTTAGTGGAAGCTCTGGAAAGAGATATAATTTCTCAGAATCCCAATGTTCGATG GGATGATATTGCCGATTTAGTAGAAGCTAAGAAGTTGCTTAAGGAAGCTGTGGTGTTACCAATGTGGATGCCAGAATTCTTTAAGGGCATTCGGAGACCATGGAAA GGAGTACTGATGGTTGGCCCACCCGGCACAGGAAAGACCCTCCTTGCTAAAGCAGTAGCTACAGAATGCAAGACAACATTCTTCAACGTCTCTTCatcaactctgacttccaaatacagAGGAGAGTCCGAGAAGCTTGTCCGTCTTCTGTTTGAAATG GCTCGATTTTATTCTCCAGCCACCATATTTATTGATGAGATAGATTCCATTTGTAGTCGCAGGGGGACCTCTGAAGAACACGAAGCAAGCAGAAGGGTGAAAGCAGAGCTGCTGGTGCAGATGGACG GTGTTGGAGGTGCTTCTGAAAATGATGACCCTTCCAAAATGGTTATGGTTCTGGCAGCCACTAATTTTCCCTGGGACATAGATGAGGCTTTAAGACGACGTCTTGAAAAGCGCATCTATATTCCTTTACCATCAG CAAAAGGCAGGGAGGAGCTACTACGAATAAGTCTGCGTGAGCTGGAATTGGCTGATGATGTTGACCTTGCAAGTATAGCCGAAAAAATGGAAGGTTATTCAGGTGCGGACATTACCAATGTGTGCAG GGATGCATCCTTGATGGCTATGAGAAGGCGTATTGAAGGTCTGACTCCAGAAGAAATCCGGAATctttcaagagaagaaatgcaCATGCCTACAACTATGGAAGATTTTGAAATGGCTTTAAAAAAGGTTTCTAAGTCAGTGTCGGCTGCAGACATTGAAAGATACGAGAAATGGATATTTGAGTTTGGATCATGCTAA
- the KATNA1 gene encoding katanin p60 ATPase-containing subunit A1 isoform X2: protein MSLLMISENVKLAREYALLGNYDSAMVYYQGVLDQMNKYLYSVKDTYLQQKWQQVWQEINVEAKHVKDIMKTLESFRLDSTPLKAAQHEAPASEGEVWSLPVPVERRPSPGPRKRQSPQYSDPKPHANRPSTAVRVHRPSAQNLHNDRGKAVRCREKKEQNKGREEKNKSPAAVTEPETNKFDSTGYDKDLVEALERDIISQNPNVRWDDIADLVEAKKLLKEAVVLPMWMPEFFKGIRRPWKGVLMVGPPGTGKTLLAKAVATECKTTFFNVSSSTLTSKYRGESEKLVRLLFEMARFYSPATIFIDEIDSICSRRGTSEEHEASRRVKAELLVQMDGVGGASENDDPSKMVMVLAATNFPWDIDEALRRRLEKRIYIPLPSAKGREELLRISLRELELADDVDLASIAEKMEGYSGADITNVCRDASLMAMRRRIEGLTPEEIRNLSREEMHMPTTMEDFEMALKKVSKSVSAADIERYEKWIFEFGSC, encoded by the exons ATGAGTCTTCTCATGATTAGTGAGAATGTAAAGTTGGCTCGTGAATATGCGTTGCTGGGAAACTATGATTCTGCCATGGTCTATTATCAGGGAGTTCTTGACCAGATGAACAAGTATCTATACTCAGTGAAAGATACATACCTTCAGCAGAAATGGCAACAG GTGTGGCAGGAAATAAACGTGGAGGCCAAGCATGTGAAGGATATCATGAAAACGCTGGAGAGCTTTAGACTGGACAGCACTCCCTTGAAAGCAGCACAGCATGAAGCTCCAGCTTCTGAGGGCGAAGTCTGGTCCTTGCCTGTACCTGTGGAACGAAG ACCATCACCAGGACCTAGAAAACGCCAGTCTCCTCAGTACAGTGATCCGAAACCACATGCTAACCGGCCAAGTACAGCTGTCAGAGTTCACCGTCCCTCCGCACAAAATCTTCACAATGACAGAGGGAAAGCTGTTCGTTGTCgtgaaaagaaagaacagaataaaggaagagaggaaaag AACAAATCTCCTGCAGCAGTTACAGAACCAGAAACAAATAAATTTGATAGTACTGGATATGATAAGGACTTAGTGGAAGCTCTGGAAAGAGATATAATTTCTCAGAATCCCAATGTTCGATG GGATGATATTGCCGATTTAGTAGAAGCTAAGAAGTTGCTTAAGGAAGCTGTGGTGTTACCAATGTGGATGCCAGAATTCTTTAAGGGCATTCGGAGACCATGGAAA GGAGTACTGATGGTTGGCCCACCCGGCACAGGAAAGACCCTCCTTGCTAAAGCAGTAGCTACAGAATGCAAGACAACATTCTTCAACGTCTCTTCatcaactctgacttccaaatacagAGGAGAGTCCGAGAAGCTTGTCCGTCTTCTGTTTGAAATG GCTCGATTTTATTCTCCAGCCACCATATTTATTGATGAGATAGATTCCATTTGTAGTCGCAGGGGGACCTCTGAAGAACACGAAGCAAGCAGAAGGGTGAAAGCAGAGCTGCTGGTGCAGATGGACG GTGTTGGAGGTGCTTCTGAAAATGATGACCCTTCCAAAATGGTTATGGTTCTGGCAGCCACTAATTTTCCCTGGGACATAGATGAGGCTTTAAGACGACGTCTTGAAAAGCGCATCTATATTCCTTTACCATCAG CAAAAGGCAGGGAGGAGCTACTACGAATAAGTCTGCGTGAGCTGGAATTGGCTGATGATGTTGACCTTGCAAGTATAGCCGAAAAAATGGAAGGTTATTCAGGTGCGGACATTACCAATGTGTGCAG GGATGCATCCTTGATGGCTATGAGAAGGCGTATTGAAGGTCTGACTCCAGAAGAAATCCGGAATctttcaagagaagaaatgcaCATGCCTACAACTATGGAAGATTTTGAAATGGCTTTAAAAAAGGTTTCTAAGTCAGTGTCGGCTGCAGACATTGAAAGATACGAGAAATGGATATTTGAGTTTGGATCATGCTAA
- the KATNA1 gene encoding katanin p60 ATPase-containing subunit A1 isoform X1: MQILLSKNLVNLQLSMSLLMISENVKLAREYALLGNYDSAMVYYQGVLDQMNKYLYSVKDTYLQQKWQQVWQEINVEAKHVKDIMKTLESFRLDSTPLKAAQHEAPASEGEVWSLPVPVERRPSPGPRKRQSPQYSDPKPHANRPSTAVRVHRPSAQNLHNDRGKAVRCREKKEQNKGREEKNKSPAAVTEPETNKFDSTGYDKDLVEALERDIISQNPNVRWDDIADLVEAKKLLKEAVVLPMWMPEFFKGIRRPWKGVLMVGPPGTGKTLLAKAVATECKTTFFNVSSSTLTSKYRGESEKLVRLLFEMARFYSPATIFIDEIDSICSRRGTSEEHEASRRVKAELLVQMDGVGGASENDDPSKMVMVLAATNFPWDIDEALRRRLEKRIYIPLPSAKGREELLRISLRELELADDVDLASIAEKMEGYSGADITNVCRDASLMAMRRRIEGLTPEEIRNLSREEMHMPTTMEDFEMALKKVSKSVSAADIERYEKWIFEFGSC; this comes from the exons ATGCAAATCCTGCTGTCAAAGAACTTAGTCAA cttaCAGTTGAGCATGAGTCTTCTCATGATTAGTGAGAATGTAAAGTTGGCTCGTGAATATGCGTTGCTGGGAAACTATGATTCTGCCATGGTCTATTATCAGGGAGTTCTTGACCAGATGAACAAGTATCTATACTCAGTGAAAGATACATACCTTCAGCAGAAATGGCAACAG GTGTGGCAGGAAATAAACGTGGAGGCCAAGCATGTGAAGGATATCATGAAAACGCTGGAGAGCTTTAGACTGGACAGCACTCCCTTGAAAGCAGCACAGCATGAAGCTCCAGCTTCTGAGGGCGAAGTCTGGTCCTTGCCTGTACCTGTGGAACGAAG ACCATCACCAGGACCTAGAAAACGCCAGTCTCCTCAGTACAGTGATCCGAAACCACATGCTAACCGGCCAAGTACAGCTGTCAGAGTTCACCGTCCCTCCGCACAAAATCTTCACAATGACAGAGGGAAAGCTGTTCGTTGTCgtgaaaagaaagaacagaataaaggaagagaggaaaag AACAAATCTCCTGCAGCAGTTACAGAACCAGAAACAAATAAATTTGATAGTACTGGATATGATAAGGACTTAGTGGAAGCTCTGGAAAGAGATATAATTTCTCAGAATCCCAATGTTCGATG GGATGATATTGCCGATTTAGTAGAAGCTAAGAAGTTGCTTAAGGAAGCTGTGGTGTTACCAATGTGGATGCCAGAATTCTTTAAGGGCATTCGGAGACCATGGAAA GGAGTACTGATGGTTGGCCCACCCGGCACAGGAAAGACCCTCCTTGCTAAAGCAGTAGCTACAGAATGCAAGACAACATTCTTCAACGTCTCTTCatcaactctgacttccaaatacagAGGAGAGTCCGAGAAGCTTGTCCGTCTTCTGTTTGAAATG GCTCGATTTTATTCTCCAGCCACCATATTTATTGATGAGATAGATTCCATTTGTAGTCGCAGGGGGACCTCTGAAGAACACGAAGCAAGCAGAAGGGTGAAAGCAGAGCTGCTGGTGCAGATGGACG GTGTTGGAGGTGCTTCTGAAAATGATGACCCTTCCAAAATGGTTATGGTTCTGGCAGCCACTAATTTTCCCTGGGACATAGATGAGGCTTTAAGACGACGTCTTGAAAAGCGCATCTATATTCCTTTACCATCAG CAAAAGGCAGGGAGGAGCTACTACGAATAAGTCTGCGTGAGCTGGAATTGGCTGATGATGTTGACCTTGCAAGTATAGCCGAAAAAATGGAAGGTTATTCAGGTGCGGACATTACCAATGTGTGCAG GGATGCATCCTTGATGGCTATGAGAAGGCGTATTGAAGGTCTGACTCCAGAAGAAATCCGGAATctttcaagagaagaaatgcaCATGCCTACAACTATGGAAGATTTTGAAATGGCTTTAAAAAAGGTTTCTAAGTCAGTGTCGGCTGCAGACATTGAAAGATACGAGAAATGGATATTTGAGTTTGGATCATGCTAA